A genomic window from Engraulis encrasicolus isolate BLACKSEA-1 chromosome 14, IST_EnEncr_1.0, whole genome shotgun sequence includes:
- the LOC134463197 gene encoding transcription factor HES-5-like, translating to MAPTITTTADHPKDYMSLPHKVRKPIVEKLRRDRINNSIEELKALLGPQLQNQQPESKLEKADILEMTVCLLRQHLQQKNSPSVSNAASQGYSRCAEETIHFLSRDPLNPQSRAKLLTQLQTFLQSPSDVRRGEMVHHDFHSTVLGKDTKPEPSKSSPWRPW from the exons ATGGCTCCTACAATCACCACTACAGCAGATCACCCAAAGGACTACATGAGTCTCCCCCACAAG gtgaggAAACCGATTGTGGAGAAGCTGCGCAGAGATCGCATCAACAACAGCATCGAGGAACTCAAGGCTCTCCTGGGTCCACAGCTCCAGAACCAGCAGCCCGAGTCCAAGCTGGAGAAAGCCGACATCCTGGAGATGACCGTCTGCCTCCTGAGACAACATCTCCAGCAAAAGAATTCCCCATCTGTTTCGAACGCGGCCAGCCAAGGTTACTCAAGGTGTGCTGAAGAgaccattcacttcctgtccagggACCCCTTGAACCCACAGTCCCGTGCCAAACTGCTGACCCAGTTGCAGACATTCCTGCAATCACCCAGTGATGTCCGCAGAGGGGAGATGGTCCACCACGACTTCCACTCCACTGTTCTGGGGAAAGATACGAAACCAGAGCCGTCAAAGAGCAGCCCCTGGAGGCCATGGTAG
- the LOC134463198 gene encoding complement C1q-like protein 4: MHCTPSQLSMMMMMMMLMKRALQLLLLLVLCCSLCGAKSLGDDGETQEEVSSVREKRCVDDVEERLQQELEKAVSNLKTQLEEQRKRERVAFGASLGSKGGTGPHNAGVTLVYTNVFANAGEAYNPKTGIFTAPLKGVYYFSFSGHHLSSRSMGLQLMKNGVQTVTVYNHAAGNRYETATNGMNLLLEKGDQVYMRLREHTWIMDNINDHSTFVGHLLFPL; this comes from the exons ATGCACTGTACACCATCTCAGCtgtccatgatgatgatgatgatgatgctgatgaagagggcactgcagctgctgctcctgctggtcCTCTGCTGCTCCCTGTGTGGAGCCAAGAGCCTCGGGGACGATGGAGAGACACAGGAGGAGGTCAGTTCGGTGAGGGAGAAGAGGTGTGTCGACGACGTGGAGGAACGTCTGCAGCAAGAGTTGGAAAAGGCTGTGTCCAACCTCAAGACCCAACTGGAGGAGCAAAGGAAGAGAG AAAGAGTAGCATTCGGGGCATCATTGGGAAGCAAGGGGGGAACTGGTCCCCATAATGCTGGCGTCACTCTGGTCTACACAAATGTCTTCGCCAACGCTGGAGAAGCATACAATCCAAAAACAG GTATCTTCACAGCACCCTTGAAAGGAGTCTACTACTTCAGCTTCTCCGGCCATCATCTTTCCTCAAGGTCCATGGGCCTCCAGCTGATGAAGAACGGTGTGCAAACGGTGACGGTGTACAACCATGCGGCAGGAAACAGATATGAGACGGCCACCAACGGGATGAACCTGCTGCTGGAGAAAGGGGACCAGGTGTACATGAGGCTCCGAGAACACACCTGGATCATGGATAACATCAACGACCATTCCACTTTTGTTGGCCATTTGCTGTTTCCCTTGTGA